In Phaeobacter inhibens DSM 16374, the following proteins share a genomic window:
- a CDS encoding Hint domain-containing protein, with protein sequence MRDLIINGTFDSGSANWGGTDLETSYTENAYLGNGSSNRVAEMDGQSGQTTVMEQSFTVNNPIQTTLTLDAALRTASLNQAGTEGFTVEILDAGGAVIASMSVLPTTNSFTQASLNVDFPSGGQYTLRLTELGSDNSLGAVVDNISLMVCFCNGTLIETVNGPRAIETLAPGDMILTENGPTPLRWIGKRSVSPAQMAENTKLCPVRIEAGALSPGLPSKPLQVSRQHRMLIRSRVAQRMFGQFEVLIPAIRLTALPGIYVNEDRAAVTYYHMLFDNHEIVFANGAPSESLLVTEQSLAALSPAAQEELKLLFPDLICSTGRGTASARPIPPRARQKRLVARIGKNNRAALDAI encoded by the coding sequence ATGCGCGACCTGATCATCAACGGCACATTTGACAGCGGTTCCGCAAATTGGGGCGGCACCGATCTCGAGACCAGCTACACCGAGAACGCCTACCTCGGGAACGGCTCGTCCAATCGCGTTGCTGAGATGGACGGTCAATCCGGCCAGACCACGGTCATGGAACAATCCTTCACCGTCAACAATCCAATCCAGACCACACTGACGCTGGACGCGGCACTGCGCACCGCCTCTCTGAATCAGGCTGGAACCGAAGGGTTCACAGTTGAAATTCTGGATGCAGGCGGGGCCGTTATTGCATCGATGTCGGTGCTGCCAACCACCAATAGCTTCACCCAGGCCAGCCTGAATGTCGATTTCCCCAGTGGGGGCCAGTACACGCTGCGCCTGACGGAACTGGGCAGCGACAACAGCCTGGGCGCCGTTGTCGACAATATTTCGCTGATGGTCTGCTTCTGCAATGGCACGCTGATCGAAACGGTGAATGGCCCCCGCGCGATAGAGACATTGGCGCCGGGCGACATGATCTTGACCGAAAACGGACCGACGCCGCTGCGCTGGATCGGCAAGCGAAGCGTGTCACCGGCACAGATGGCAGAAAACACCAAGCTATGTCCGGTTCGGATCGAAGCGGGCGCGCTCAGCCCCGGGCTGCCAAGCAAGCCGCTGCAGGTCTCACGCCAGCATCGCATGCTGATCCGCTCCCGCGTGGCACAGCGCATGTTTGGTCAATTCGAAGTGCTGATCCCTGCCATTCGCCTGACCGCCCTGCCCGGTATCTACGTCAACGAAGACCGCGCAGCCGTCACCTATTACCACATGCTGTTCGACAACCACGAGATTGTGTTTGCCAATGGTGCGCCAAGTGAAAGCCTGCTGGTCACCGAACAGTCGCTCGCGGCCTTGTCGCCCGCCGCACAAGAAGAGCTGAAATTGCTTTTCCCGGATCTGATCTGCAGCACAGGGCGTGGCACCGCAAGCGCCAGACCCATCCCGCCGCGTGCCAGACAAAAGCGGCTTGTTGCGCGGATCGGCAAGAACAATCGCGCTGCGCTGGATGCCATCTGA